The genome window cttaatgaaaattcagtttgtaaaggtgctactgtagaataaaaacatgttaagccctggacaatttgacgtctcgtgcgaacgcccgattgcaattctcttattatcaactcctctggatgataagaaagagtttgcggcatcacttcgcttggaacttctacatttccctccagattagtaacattctgctctgcatttTGTGCACCAACTTGGtatgtttgacttgacaactggatctgctccccctcaaggtctgaatcaccatggtcaaaaactggcatattttcagcttcttgatcatcattcacctccgactgattaccgggagcaacttcatcatcatgttcaccagcattactaggacctgcttcatcgtcatttgaagtttcccgaggtcttctagaatactccgccggaaacctgagctgcgactcatactctcgcaaaatatccagctcatcaaagaaatcttcttcttcctctgattcttctctcatgtcaaatgagtcccaaagtttgtcataatgataacgccatgaatcaccaggattctgtggcggcatagtatatccctgacattcaacatttgctgcctcaataatctgcttctcgcttggaataaagacacgtcgcaaaggacttgaataacccacaaagattccctcaacgctcttcggaccaaactttcctttaggctctatcaccgtacagggtgacccaaacggttctagatacttcaaattcggcttgcgtttattgagtagctcaaaacacgtcttgttgaacttctttacagtaataactctgttgagagtatagcatgcagcagaaacagcttcagcccagaaattaattggtaacttagagtctgcaagcatcgttctggctgtctcgattagcgtccggtttttgcgttctgcaactccattctgctgcggagtgtacggagcactaaactcatgcagtatacctcgttcgtcacaaaattcttccatcttactgtttttgaactcagtaccattatcaccacgaattctacagatcggcctctgatacagattctcaattcttttaaacaatgccatcaaactatcaaaagtctcatcttttgatttcaaaaacatcacccaagaaaatctggagtAATCATCAGTCAcaaccaaacagtaggaatctcctgttatactcttgacattcactggaccaaacaaatccaggtgaagtctttccaaaggtcttgaaactgaattgacttgcttcgTAGGGTgagactttttcttctgtttgcctttgacacaacttatgcactccccttccagatgaaaacctttaatattcactccagtgaccaagtcgttatgcactaagtgattcattttccttaggtgaatatgccccatctttcggtgccataaccttgattctttttccgttgctctagacacaaaacaatgagcctgacccatggttgtagtagcaacactcatgtccaacacgtacagatcattgactcttggtgccctcatgatgatccactcttcaggtatcacaaatcccggtttcaagatcaaacattctttgtcggtgaaatgagtagtatacatcctgtcacagatctgggagatactcagcaggttgttctccagctcagcgatgtagttaactctctcaaacgttataatgccatttgacaatgttccttcacctatgatccttcctccttgattacccgcaaaacccacataaccaccattaatgttattcacatcatacagcagcgcggtcttccctgtcatatgccttgacgctccactatccattatccacctggacacaagttttggaagatcctgcacttaacaaatcatcatttaaacaacttcaagaaagatgccgattcatgcttcgcaatccaggaagctccggcaattgaaactgtttagtcaaacattgagtccacccaggcctcgtcagccttaggtgcaaccttgactctcgcaatttgaattttgaaatttttagccttgagaggcggaaaatttgcatcataatcaacaataattggctcttcagcctttttctcttcagaatttgaaactttcttctcaacttttgattcaatttttggtttccacacctgttgagtttctacaacccttttataaaatttatcattttgagttaccaacttctttacgggttcagtttttgccTTTACGTTGTCGATTTTAACTTTTTTCTTCTTAACCAATTTCTTCTCAAAatacatcggtgctttacccttcacatcaaccttcttttgttgaaccttcacaacttcagtcttaggctttacatatgtacactttcgtgcaatatgaccaacctgttcacatctaaaacaagtacgagtatcagctacccgactcgtgccttcagactgagcctgtgaagctctcttctcaaaaaattctttgtttgattttaaaaaaaattctttttcttcatcagcaagtgaacttgaactgttcacaaatttTTTCTTCTCTACAAACCTCTTGTgtgaaacattctttttctgaaacgatttacccccctgataaccacccgaccagttgtttctgtgattattataaaaacgcggtggataaccacttgttggaccgttctttgacccgaaaagtcagtcagagtagctcatcctcacatataaaggcggaatcagaatatgcaaggttacaacaacttgtcctattaatttcctttgcttttattgcttttctactgaaaatttgacagagtttcgctccagcatACAAACATCCGTATATGGACCGCTCGGATGAGCACTCCTATATATAGACatcctggttcgcttatatgacaggccatataagcggacctgttacaacttgacacaaaagcggaccagctaagaccctatgagcggaccactATGTAActtgtgacaaataagcgaacctatatgCAAATGTTACATATTTTACATTTTGACCCCCTGTTGACTAATCTTGACTTCAAActtcttgtagacgcagtcaacagacattccgtgcatcaacaatTTCCCTAAAAAAGATGAAGGTGTTAGTCTCGcatttgatcttcacattcctaaGTAAACGCTGGTCCACGTTTAGactcccaacgaaccttgacaaTCGGAATCCAACATCACTTCAATTATTTGTCGTCACGATCCATGACCTCGACGGGTCTTCCAACAAAATGCATTGACTCATCGATCTGTATATCTTCAAGTGGAAGTGGAACATGGAGGATTTCATCAGcaaggcacttcttcagattagccACATGTAAGACAGCGTGGATTCTACCGAGTTCGTCCGGTAACTCGAGTTTGCAAGCTACCTTTCCAATTCTCTCAAGAATCTTGAAAGGGCCAACGTAGCAAGATACTAGTTTgcctttcttcccaaatctaacCACTCCTTTCCACGGAGATACCTTTAGAAGTACTCGGTCACTAATATTGAATTCGAGTGGGTTGGGTTGTTtgtcagcataacttttctgacgactttTAGCTCCCAAAAGATTATTGTGGGTCTGACGAATTTTATTAGTTGTTTCTTGAATCAACTCAGGCCCTGTAATACGAGCTTCACTGACTTCGTGCCAACAAACATGAGGTTGACACTtccgcccatataaagcttcaaacggAGCCATATTGATACAAGAGTGGTAACAGTTGTTATAAGAGAATTAATTTAATGGTAAATAAGCTTCCCAGTTCCCTTTAAAATCAATAACGCACAAATGCAACATATCCTTAAGTGTCTGTATAGTACGTTCAGACTGATCACCGGTCTGTGAATGAAACGCAGTACTAAGATCGAGTTGAGTGCCCAATGCTGACTGAATGACTTGCCATGTGTGCGAAGTGAAACGTCCATCATGGTCAGAAATAATGCTCAGTGGGACAATGTGTCGAATTATAATCTCGTTGATATAGATTCGAGCTAGCTTCTCATTCTAGTAATCTTCACGGATTGGAATCAAGTGAGCAGATTTGGTAAGGTGATGGACAAtgacccaaatcatatcatgtgCACTAGAAGTTTGAGGTACCCTgattatgaaatccatagttatgttttcccacttccaaactggaatTTCGGGTTGCACAAGCAAACTCGGGGGGTTGTTGGTGTACCGCTTTCACTTTGAGACATGTAAGGCATTTAGAAACGAACACAACTAAGACTTTCCTCATTCCAGGCCACTAATAAGTAGCTCggagatcctgatacatcttatcagcactaTGATAAATCGAATAACGAGATTCATGGGCTTCATTCtttaagaaagtacaaagatcatCACGATCAGGTATCCACATTCAGTTTAAGTAGTGGAGAATCCCATTTGATTAGATTCCAACTTTGTTTTTGCTCCACAAGACAACTCATCATGTAAGTCATTCTCTGTAACAGAGGTATGTTGGGCTACACCAATACGATTCTAGATATCAGCCAGAATCTGAGTACACATGAAACAAACATAATACACATATTCTTCATCACGACTAAGGGCATCTGCCACAACATTTTACTTAACAGGATGGTAGAGGATCTTGAAGGCATAATCACTCAatagttcaacccaacgtcgctgacgcatgttcaattctttctgattaatgatatgttgaagacttttatgGTCAGTGTAGATTTCGCACTTAGTCCCATGAAGATAGCATCTCCTGATGTTTAGAGCGAATACTATGGCACCAAGCTCAAGAacatgagtggtgtaattcttttcatgaaccttTAGCCGTCTCAAGGCATAAACTATCACTATACCTcgttgcatcaagacacaacTGAGTCCTTGACCcaatgcatcacagtagacaacaaaaCCATCATAACTTCGGAAGATTAAGAATTGGCGCATCCCATAATTTCTGCTTCAGGTTTGAAAAGTCTCTTCTTGCTTAGTCCCCCAATCAAATGGTTTGCCTTTGTGAGTCAAAGATGTGAGTGGTaaagcaatccttgaaaagttggCGATAAAACGCTGATAGTAACCAGCTAAACGAAGGAAAGATCGAATTTCCGTAGGTGTACGCGAAGTATGCCAATTTTTTTCGGCTTCAATCTTTGCAGAAATAACATGAATACCCTTGTCATTTACAACATggccaagaaattgcacttcatTCAACTAttactcacacttagagaactttgcGTATAGTGTTTCAATTCGCAACAGTTACAGTATGAGACGAAGATTTCGTTCATGATCGGTCTTGTTTTGGAATAAAacaagatatcatcgataaagacaatgacgaaacgatccaagtatggcttgcaaacttgGTTAATCAAATCCTTAAACATTGCCGAAGCGTTGGTCggtccaaaaggcatgaccataacgagtgcggaaagcagttttaggaacatcctcctctcgaACCCtaagctgatgataaccagatcgTAAATCAATTTTCGAAAAACAAGTAgcaccttgaagttgatcaaatagGTAATCAATTTGTGgcagaggataacgattcttgatggttagcttgttAAGTTCatgatagtcaatgcacatacggaatgAACCATCTTTCTGTATGTCATGGACACTTGTCCAACTTTTTGTATGTCATGCATAACATTAAGTAGTAATTGCATTGAACTTTGTTAGAAACTGACCATTAGAGTGACAATAACTAAGTTTTGTGTTGGGGTGAAGAATGAAATCTTAGCCATGGATGACTCAAATCAGTTTCACCAGCAGAATACTTCTAAGATGAGCTTCAAAATTCCTTCATAGGCCTAGCCTACAAAACAATAACACCGTGAGGCTCGTCACAGGATGGGATTCCTCCCACTGACCACCATCGGGCGTGAAAGTAAGTATTTGTTGAAGAATTTGGGTTTGCAAAGTAAgaataagagagagagagagagagagagagagagggtgtaCCTGTGTGGTATAAATATTCTTTCTATTTATAGGAGATTTGATTAGACGTCGTTTTCCTTCAGGTGAAATGGTCCCACAGCTCTGGTTTTAGAGACACCTATCATGCTCCCATAGGTGGAGAGCATTACATGCCTATGGTGTTGACTACATGATGCTGTGACAGCTCATAGGTTAGTGTCTATTGAGTGTGGTTGATGAAGTTTGAATGATGATTGCTTGAATGAATGACCTGTCTAAGCTGTTGCATGCCAACAACTAGAGAGAGACTAGGTTGGATCACATGGACATCGTTTTGGTATTATCTTGAAATGAAAATTCAAACATAAAGTCACTAAAATGGAAAAATGAAATAGTGGAATGATTTAACAATTGGTGATTTTACCAGGAAGCAATTTGCACATGTTTCTTTAAGAAATGTATTGATTGATAATTGCAGATTAGGGT of Helianthus annuus cultivar XRQ/B chromosome 1, HanXRQr2.0-SUNRISE, whole genome shotgun sequence contains these proteins:
- the LOC110920381 gene encoding uncharacterized protein LOC110920381 encodes the protein MAPFEALYGRKCQPHVCWHEVSEARITGPELIQETTNKIRQTHNNLLGAKSRQKSYADKQPNPLEFNISDRVLLKVSPWKGVVRFGKKGKLVSCYVGPFKILERIGKVACKLELPDELGRIHAVLHVANLKKCLADEILHVPLPLEDIQIDESMHFVGRPVEVMDRDDK